The Aggregatilinea lenta genome includes a region encoding these proteins:
- a CDS encoding LysM peptidoglycan-binding domain-containing protein produces MTTRRLRLDTLRRWIFAVAILAALVAAVPVALAQSSPTVALSPTSGPPGTEITVMANGFPPNTPVVIGIGPPASEYGVVRTMTTTDDGALLATVNAPDGSTGDEWVIVVDVEADRSTGATATFTLTGINSGQPQVCPNPYTVQRGDTLWGIARECNTSVAGLLMANPQVANPRLLYAGTQLTIPGAGQPAQPTPTPDTNPPSFTRTQIFLIALEDGGQSGQEIGCGDSVIPVEVQIEPTDAPFTAALEQLFSVGESYGQSGLYNALSNSTLAVQGIDITDGHATVALTGQLQVAGTCETPRIQAQLEQTALQYSTIDSVEYTINGEPLESALG; encoded by the coding sequence ATGACCACTCGACGATTACGTTTGGATACCTTACGCCGCTGGATATTTGCAGTGGCGATTCTGGCGGCGCTGGTCGCCGCAGTCCCGGTCGCGCTGGCTCAGAGCAGCCCGACCGTGGCCCTCTCACCTACCAGTGGGCCGCCCGGCACCGAAATCACCGTGATGGCCAACGGCTTCCCGCCCAATACACCGGTCGTGATCGGCATTGGGCCGCCCGCGTCCGAGTACGGCGTGGTGCGGACGATGACCACCACCGACGACGGTGCGCTGTTGGCGACGGTCAACGCGCCGGATGGCTCGACGGGTGACGAGTGGGTGATTGTGGTCGATGTCGAGGCGGATCGCAGCACCGGCGCGACAGCAACCTTCACCCTGACCGGGATTAATTCCGGCCAGCCGCAGGTTTGCCCGAACCCGTATACTGTGCAGCGCGGCGACACCCTGTGGGGCATCGCGCGCGAGTGTAATACGTCCGTCGCCGGACTGCTGATGGCAAATCCGCAGGTCGCCAACCCGCGCCTGCTTTACGCCGGGACACAGCTGACGATCCCTGGTGCAGGCCAGCCGGCGCAGCCGACGCCTACACCTGACACGAATCCGCCGTCCTTCACGCGTACGCAGATTTTCCTGATCGCGCTGGAAGACGGGGGACAGTCCGGCCAGGAGATCGGCTGCGGTGATAGTGTGATCCCGGTCGAGGTACAGATCGAGCCGACCGACGCCCCGTTTACGGCGGCGCTGGAGCAGCTGTTCTCGGTGGGTGAGTCCTACGGCCAGTCGGGTCTGTACAATGCGCTGAGTAACTCCACGCTGGCGGTACAGGGCATCGACATTACGGACGGCCACGCGACCGTAGCGCTGACCGGCCAGCTTCAGGTGGCCGGGACGTGCGAAACGCCGCGCATCCAGGCGCAGCTTGAACAAACGGCGCTGCAGTACAGCACCATCGACAGCGTCGAATACACGATCAACGGCGAGCCGCTGGAGTCGGCCCTGGGCTAA
- a CDS encoding flavin-containing monooxygenase, translating into MAEDVLVIGAGPGGLASAYYLEQAGISYRVIDRADVIASTWSGLYPSLRLNTTRFYSHLPGQRFPLHYGMFPTGRQFHAYLERYARSNGFNIHLGVTVDRACEEDGGWRVLTSEGPAWYRAVISATGRFCKPCAPTFPGVDEFRGQILHACDYLGPEPFTGKRVMVVGNGPSGVDIAAELGGVAARPVLLSQRTGVVLRQRYPWGLPKHVWMMISDALPDAIGQPLMDKIESLKFENLDKIGLKVPRTEEESSAAGGTRGYELIEAAKAGRVKSVDGPDHFEPDAVVLTDGSREVVDVVIMATGYLPALFNYLDLDVDCNRDGWPVRVDEHPGDVTSGKRAVKGYPGLYLVGTYYQGKGALYNMGVEGRQAVEEIQQRLATMQPEPAGEF; encoded by the coding sequence ATGGCTGAAGATGTCCTGGTTATTGGAGCCGGCCCCGGTGGGCTGGCCAGCGCCTATTATTTGGAGCAGGCGGGCATCTCGTACCGCGTGATCGACCGCGCGGACGTGATCGCATCCACCTGGAGCGGCCTGTACCCGTCGCTGCGCCTGAACACGACGCGCTTTTATTCGCACCTACCCGGCCAGCGCTTCCCGCTGCATTATGGCATGTTCCCCACCGGACGACAGTTTCACGCCTACCTGGAGCGCTACGCCAGGTCGAACGGCTTCAACATTCACCTGGGCGTCACCGTAGACCGTGCCTGCGAGGAAGACGGCGGCTGGCGCGTGCTGACCAGCGAAGGCCCGGCATGGTACCGCGCGGTGATCTCCGCAACGGGGCGCTTCTGCAAACCGTGCGCGCCGACTTTCCCCGGTGTGGATGAGTTCCGGGGCCAGATCCTGCACGCCTGCGACTACCTGGGGCCGGAGCCGTTCACAGGCAAGCGCGTGATGGTCGTGGGCAACGGGCCGAGCGGCGTGGACATCGCGGCAGAGCTGGGCGGCGTCGCAGCGCGGCCCGTGTTGCTCTCGCAGCGGACCGGCGTCGTACTACGCCAGCGCTATCCGTGGGGCTTGCCCAAACACGTCTGGATGATGATTTCGGACGCGCTGCCGGACGCAATCGGCCAACCGCTGATGGACAAAATCGAGTCGCTGAAGTTCGAAAATCTGGACAAGATCGGGCTGAAGGTGCCGCGCACCGAGGAAGAAAGCTCGGCGGCGGGCGGCACGCGCGGCTACGAGTTGATCGAGGCAGCCAAGGCCGGACGCGTGAAGTCGGTCGATGGGCCGGATCACTTCGAGCCGGACGCGGTCGTGCTCACCGACGGGTCGCGGGAGGTCGTGGACGTGGTCATCATGGCGACCGGCTACCTGCCTGCCCTGTTCAACTACCTCGATCTCGATGTGGACTGCAATCGCGACGGCTGGCCGGTGCGCGTGGACGAGCACCCCGGCGACGTGACCAGCGGCAAGCGCGCAGTGAAGGGTTACCCCGGCCTGTACCTCGTCGGCACGTACTACCAGGGCAAGGGCGCGCTGTATAACATGGGCGTCGAAGGACGGCAGGCCGTCGAGGAGATCCAGCAGCGGCTGGCGACGATGCAGCCGGAACCAGCGGGCGAGTTCTAG
- the selD gene encoding selenide, water dikinase SelD — translation MTRDEIFRLTALSSCAGUASKLAPEALAHVLRPMQDLFPAAESPDLLVGLGTPDDAAVYRLDDARALIVTTDFFTPIVDDAHAYGAIAAANALSDVYAMGGSPLLALTIAALPPDLPLDVTSGIMRGLAETVRDARAVIAGGHTIQDKEPKVGLAVVGLGHPDRLLTKGGARPGDALVLTKPLGTGCITTAAKNDKADPAALQEAVGWMTRLNRDAAEVAVDLGLRAATDITGFGLLGHGTEVAAASDVTLRIAFGQIPFMAGAWACAEQWTFPGGASANRVAYEAGVAFDPALDEMRQMMLFDPQTSGGLLIGVPQDRLDAFGAAMAARGAAWWQIGTTEPRGAAGIIVTA, via the coding sequence ATGACCCGCGACGAGATTTTCCGGCTGACGGCCCTGTCATCCTGCGCTGGTTGAGCGTCGAAGCTGGCCCCTGAGGCCCTGGCGCACGTGCTGCGTCCGATGCAAGACCTGTTCCCTGCCGCAGAGTCACCCGACCTGTTGGTGGGATTAGGCACGCCTGATGATGCCGCCGTTTATCGCCTGGACGACGCGCGCGCGCTGATCGTCACGACCGACTTTTTCACGCCCATTGTGGACGACGCGCACGCCTACGGCGCGATTGCGGCGGCCAACGCGCTCAGCGACGTGTACGCGATGGGCGGATCGCCGCTGCTGGCGCTGACCATCGCCGCGCTGCCGCCCGATCTGCCGCTCGACGTGACGAGCGGGATTATGCGGGGGTTGGCGGAGACGGTGCGCGACGCGCGCGCGGTGATCGCGGGCGGGCACACGATCCAGGACAAAGAGCCGAAGGTCGGGCTGGCGGTCGTCGGATTGGGGCATCCCGATCGCCTGCTGACGAAAGGCGGCGCGCGTCCCGGTGATGCGCTGGTACTGACTAAACCGCTCGGCACAGGCTGTATCACGACCGCCGCCAAGAACGACAAAGCCGATCCCGCCGCGTTGCAAGAGGCGGTCGGCTGGATGACGCGCCTCAACCGCGACGCGGCGGAAGTCGCGGTGGACCTCGGCTTGCGCGCGGCGACGGATATTACCGGCTTCGGGCTGTTGGGTCACGGCACGGAAGTGGCCGCTGCCAGCGACGTGACGCTGCGCATTGCGTTTGGGCAGATCCCGTTTATGGCGGGGGCGTGGGCCTGCGCCGAGCAGTGGACCTTCCCCGGCGGCGCGTCCGCGAATCGCGTGGCGTACGAAGCGGGTGTGGCCTTCGATCCGGCGCTGGACGAGATGCGCCAGATGATGCTGTTCGATCCGCAGACCAGCGGCGGCCTGCTGATCGGCGTGCCGCAAGATCGGCTGGACGCGTTCGGCGCGGCAATGGCGGCGCGCGGGGCCGCGTGGTGGCAAATCGGCACAACAGAGCCGCGCGGGGCGGCGGGTATCATCGTGACGGCCTGA